A stretch of DNA from Diospyros lotus cultivar Yz01 chromosome 14, ASM1463336v1, whole genome shotgun sequence:
aaacattgatcAAAATATATTAGACCCCATTACCATTAATTTGACTCTCTAACTGATGGCTCACTGtaaaagatttttaaattaatttcttttttattttaagactACAACTAAAGTTTTATTACTTTGACCAATAATAAGACTTGAACATACAAGACCATGTCAAATCTTTAGTATTTGTTTTTTTCCTATAAGAAATTCTTATGtgaaacaaagatgaaaaatattatttacataatttagacaaaaatatttttctataattatattttcaccAGCACACCTAAAGTTTCGAATTATTGCAAAACCTACCTCTAATTACTGAGAAAACACAGTGAGTATCCTGATGTTCaagattattttgtatttttctcttgtaccattatgtattttaaaattattaaaatatatttatgttaacAAGTTTTTTCACTTttctcgttttttttttttctctttcttctttatttctacCCCTCTCTCTTGATTTGCTAGtgacaacaaaaatatattttttgtagcGATACTTCATGTACACAGTAATAACCCCTTCTTTTCAACAACAAAATCTCTTCaccatcattctttttctccttattttgctcatttttcTCTGCAAATTGAACTTGCATATAAGGATTTGTGACTGTTGTGTGATAGCTTCTTTGGAAGAGTAGGCAAAGTTCAAAGGCAACACCAGGTGGAATATACTTGGAAGCACCAAGATCACCAGGTGAAATGCATCCAGAGGCCCCCAAAGCCACCGGGTGGAATCCACTTAAAGCCTTGAAGCCACCAAGTCAAATCCACCTAGAAGTTGCTTCTCCAGGAATATCGAAATTCCTCTCGAAGAGATCTCATAGGCGATTCATGTAGAAGTAAAGATCTTGCTCCATCAAGTAGCTTACCGTGTGGCCTATCTTCTCCTAGATGACTCTCTAAGTCACCAAGTCCTTTGGGGGATTCCTTTTAAGCCCGTTTGATTTCTCCTTGACACATGTCTTACTTAATATCCTCGGGTCGAAAGCATATAAATACCCATCTTCTCAACAAGAAGGAGGATTCCACATTTGGCAAATTGACATCATCTACTTTGGCTTCATATTTTGCATACCCTGCATATTGTGTACTTGGAAGGACATTGTTGTCTACCCGCAACAATATTTCTCTTTCaatactaacttaagcattagagGGAATACATGGGTGAGGAATTCTCATGTGTCTTCTAACTTGTGGTTGTGGTTTATTGTCTCCCTAAAGCACATAAGTTCCTCCATGAGGTCCCCAACTCATTGTCAGCTTTCATTTCAGAGCATCACTTCATCTCGGAGCCTCCCTTCTTCCTAGAGCGAGCTTTCCTCCTAAAGCCTCATTTCTTCCCAAAGCGAGCCTTCCTCCTAGAGTTGCTATTCATTTCAAAGCATCATTTCCTCCTAGAGCCTTTTTTCCTCTTGGAGCAAGCTTTTCTCTTAAAGCCCTCATTTCTTTCGGAACGAGCTCTCCTCCCGGAGCATCATTTTCTCTCAAAGCCTTTCTTCTTCCTAGAGAGTGTTTTTCCCCCAGAGCCTCTCTTTCTTCTGAAGCAAGCCTTTTTCATGGAGCCACCATGACACTTTCCACCCAGAGCAAGCCTCTCTTCTAGAGTGTCTTTCTTTTTGGAGTAAGCCTTCCTCCTAGACCCTTCGTTCCTCCCAAAGCCGACCTTACATCGAGTACCTGATAGAGCCTGacttcaacccaaaaggtataaACTTGAGGTTGAAAAAGTAAGGACTCCATCATTATTGAGTAGTGATGAAATATGGGGTCGAGTTTGAGCGTTgctataaaaaattgaaacatgcCCAATTTGCACACAAGGCTACGAGGCATACCACAATTGGATAAGGAAAAACATTTTTTAGGAGTTTCCATATTAGAAACAAATCTTTTTCACCACAATTTGGATGTAATGCATATTGAGAATAacatgtttgataatgtttttaacACCATGGTAGATGTCATAGGCAAGATAAAGGATAACATCAAGGCTATGAAAGACCTAAAAGAATATTGTCGACGTAGGGAGCTTGAGTTAGTGAAACAAGGTAATGACAAACACTTAATGCCAAAGGCCCGATATGCTCTTGACATGGAACAAAAGAGAGTAGAATGCAAATAGGTATGTCAATTAAAACTTCTTGATGGGTATGTATCTGGTTTGGCTCATTGCGTAGACATGCGGGAAGCAAAGTTGCATGGCATGCAAAATTATGAttgtcatattttcatgaaaCACCTCATCCCAATTGCACTGAAAGCATTGCTAGACCCTATATGAAAGTCTTTAGTAGAATTGAGTTAATTCTTTAGGGAACTATATTCTTCAACTCTAAGGGTTGATAAGTTGGGaataataaaggaaaatattaaCATAACCATTTGCAAGTTAGAACAAAATTTTCATTGAAGTTATTTAACTTAATGGAGCACTTATCCATACATCTAGCTTATGAGACACGTGTTGACAGCCCAATGCAATACCGTTGGATGTATCCATTTAAGAGATAATTATAATAACAACATTACACAATCTCCTTTACTATGTTAACTAGAATTAgttaatatattcttttttactAATTAGGTTTTTAGACATATtgaagtataaaataaaaataaggtaCAGGTAAGGGGCCCCATTTGTGAGGCATACATCATGGAAGAAACCTTCACTTTTTACTCGCATTATTTTGGAGCTAATGTATAATCAAGGCTCAAACGGGTTCCACGAAATGATGATGGTGTTGAATGACTGCCAGATCATGCAACattttttatcttcaatcaTCTAGGTCGACCATTAGGTGCATCGATTAATCTTAGACACTACTCAACGACTGAATAATGTTATTCAATTAACCTTATCAACTATAGTAGTCATTATTCGACTAAAGAATGataatacttgattaaaaacATATCTTAGTCGATTAACATTTCAATCACTTGTAAGTTTGAAATTGTTACTCGATTGACTATTAttgatactcgattaatatATGGCATTACTTGAGTACAACTTTGACCACATCGATTAATAATTCAATTACAAATCCGAACACTCtgtcaaataatttttacttgactAAATATGAAGTTATTAGATTAACAATAACTTCTTAGTCGATTAAAGGGTTCAAGTACAAATAgttgatatttttctcttgaattattactcgattaaacttTCTAGTCATTCGACTAAGTTATAACTTTACTCGATTATTAGTTTGACTTAGTCGATTAATGATACAAGTACATAGACTTgtcattttatctcaaatttattattcgattaaagaatataattactcgattaatatgtCAATTAGTTGATTAACTATTTGTTTACTTAATTAATGCTATTTTATCATATactcaaataaaacaaattataatcaattaatctaTTGAGTATTCAGGTCTTTCTCGATTAGAAGGATAATTAGTTGAGTGCAACaattgttactcaactaaaatatttctttaCTAGATTAAGATGAATATTACTCTATTAAGTTCAATTtatgtgttacttgattaacatAATATTTGAATACTTAAAAATAACGTCTTTTAAGTCATTAAAGTATACTCTTTTGTAAGTACCACAAGTCATTTGATTTCACTTTGTATACTATAAGCACTTAGTTGACCCTTGAAACCCTAGAATAATGTATTAAACATAATCCTATTGATCTTCGTTAAAGTTTTACATTCTGCTTTTCAACATCAAAGCAACCTCAAATATTCACTtacataatattaaatatttattatcaaaatatcatcaaaatcaactCAACAATAactcatatttaattaattaaaataatcatatattaattaaattctagtTAATGAGCTAGgcccaatttaatttattaatactTATAAGTCCAACttgatttataaattatttaacccataagagttaaatttaataaagaAGCTTGAAAGTCCAAACTTAGTTTATTAAAACCCCCTAGTCTCATTGTTATTTGATTTCATAAAGTCTGAAAATCTATATAAGTTACGtggaaattgaaataaaaaatgaatacgaaacaaatagtattttttgaaaagataaaaaataaaaagtcgtaaataaaaaaaatataaaagttttttgtaaataatttttaatataaaaataattattaaattaaacataaatattaatttcactatccattcaaataaatataaatacaagttacTTTTTATCTCTAATATGATCGTAAAATAGAACGCATGATAGaagaaatgtatttttaaatcaaaaatatatttttaatattgtaaaatagtcttaaaatatttttaaaattataaaaataattaaaaaatatttttttgtgtttttaatatttgttgaattaaataaacgTTTCACCCGTCAGCATCACTTAGTcaaattacatatttatatatatagataacaaaaaaaattaaaaaaaatcaaaacaatggataaaaaatacataaaactaaaaaaaataatgttattttaaatatcaaaataatattattttaaaatttgatcaatttaattaatttaaattttttaatcaaaaaattaaattttaaaaaaaattaacaaaattaaatcaataaaaaaaataaattccaactTTAATCTCCCGTACTTATATATAATGGAGGATGATGTTTAGGCTTATTCCGATACTTAAATCTCTATTTTAATTCATAGAATTAAAGTAATCGTCGACCCAAAAAGattttggatgaaaaatgtGAAATCCTTTACCTTAAAAACCCCCCCTCACACTGTTCCACGTATGTGAGAGGGGTTAATTACGGCGGTACATAACAGTATACCAAATAGAAGGTACAGTGCATAGTACCTACAAGGAGCCACTCCACGGGAGGGTGAAACTCCTATATTATGGCTGTCATGACTCGAATTTATACCCTTAAATACAATCTGTTACCGGAGACTGTGAGAGGGTATATACGCTATTCTGTATTAATTGTAAACGGGTTTTGGGAACATCAAATTCCTTAGAAAGGTGAAAACTTCATTGCTGCCAAGCCGTTCTTAAGTGGGCGCGATTAGAACACCAAATCAAGTTGGTTTCGCCAACAAGTGGGCGCGATTCATCCTGAATTTGGCAGTCTTGCACGACTGAACTTTCGATTGGTACTGGATTGGAGAGTAGGGAGTGTTAGTGGGCAGTGATCAATCTTCCACAAGATGAAGAGATTACTGATTGGAATGTCACCCTGCTTGCTCGATTCAAGTACCTAACTCTGTATGGCTGCTGCTAGGTTAACACACACATGGCTGTGTCAATTACGCCTCAGACATCTAAGGCGATTATATGCAACTTCAAACGTTGCTTATGACGAAGCCGGAGCGCTTCTGGCATTGGAGCCCATTCATGAGAACTTGTCTGATAAAATGGATAACGTCGCTCAAGTTAATATTCTCAAAGTCAACTCTAAGTTAAAGGAATTGGTCCAAACCGGTCATTTGAATAATGCGCGCCAGGTGTTTGATAAATTACCTCATAGAGATGTAGTCTCGTGGACCATAATGATTTCTGGCTATGTCAATGGGAGTAACTCGTCAGAGGCGTTGTCCTTGTTCTCTAAAATGTGGGTTGAGCGTAATATCGCAATGGACCCCTTCGTGCTCAGTATTGCACTCAAGGCTTGTGGATTCAGCTTGAATGTGAAACATGGAGAATTGCTACATGCGTACTCTGTAAAAACTAGTTTACTGAACTCTGTTTTTGTGGGTAGCGCCCTTCTTGACATGTATACCAAGACTGGTAAAATTTGGGATGGTTGCAGAGTCTTCGACGAAATGCCTCTTAGAAATGTTGTTTCATGGACTGCCATTATTACAGGGCTTGTTCGTGCTGGTTACAATAATGAGGGGCTGAGATACTTTTCTGAAATGTGGCAAGCGGGTGAGGAATACGACGCTTACACTATTGCTATTGCGTTGAAGGCATGTGCTGACGATGGTGCTTTGAATTATGGGAGGGAAATCCACACCCAGGCAATGAAGAAAGGGTTTGATGTAAGTTCATTTGTGGCTAATACTCTTGCTACTATGTATAACAAGTGCGGGAAATTAGAATATGGCTTGTGCTTGTTTGAAAGGATGAGTACTAGAGATGTGGTTTCATggacaacaataataacaacataTGTTCAGATGGGTCAAGCAGATCAGGCAATTCAAGCATTCTTGAGAATGCGTGAATCAGAAGTATGCCCTAATGAGTACACTTTTGCAGCAGTAATCTCTGCTTGTGTCAATCTTGTGAGAACGGAATGGGGCGAACAACTGCATGGCCATGTATTACTTGTAGGTGTTCTGGACTGTTCGTCAGTGGCAAATTCTATTGTTACTATGTATTCAAGATGCGGGCAGTTAAATTCAGCTGCAAGGGTTTTTCATGAGATGACCATAAAAGACATTGTTTCATGGAGCACTATAATTGCAGGATATGCTCAAGGAGGTTGTGGCGAGCAGGCATTCAAGTATATCTCGATGATGAGAAAGGAGGGACCAAAACCGACTGAGTTTGCTCTTGCTAGTGTGTTGAGTGTCTGCGGAAATATGGCTATTCTTGATGAAGGGAAGCAGTTCCATGCTCATGTCTTGTCTATTGGATTAGAGCACACGTGTATGATACGAAGTGCTTTGATCAACATGTATTCGAAATGTGGGAACATAGAAGAAGCTTGGAGAATCTTTGATGGGGCAGCAAATGCTGATATTGTGTCATGGACTGCTATGATTAATGGATATGCTGAACATGGTCACTGTAAAGAAGCTATTAATTTGTTTGAGAAGATACCCAGGGTTGGTATAAGACCAGACAGAGTGACCTTCATTGGTGTTTTGACTGCTTGCAGCCATGCTGGACTTGTTGACTTGGGCTTTCACTATTTCAATTCAATGAGAGAGAAATACAGGATTATTCCTTCAAAAGAACACTATGGTTGCATGATTGATCTACTTTGTCGGGCTGGACGATTAAGCGATGCTGAGGGCATGATCAGAAGTATGCCATACAACCAAGATGACATTGTCTGGTCAACTCTGCTAAGAGCATGTAGGGTACATGGCGATATTGAGTGTGGTAGACGTGCTGCACAGCAGATTTTGGAATTGGATCCAAACTGTGCTGGAACCCATATTACCATGGCTAACATCTATGCTGCAAAAGGCAAGTGGCGAGAAGCAGCAGATGTAAGAAAGTTGATGAAATCAAAAGGCGTAATAAAGGAGCCTGGGTGGTCTTGGATTAAGGTCAAAGACCATGTGTCTGAATTCGTTGCTGGTGATCAATCGCATCCAGAGGCTGAAGATATATATGATATCTTGAATTTATTTGCTTCAAGGGAAGACATTACTGTTATGGAATTGGGTTACGTTCTGTTTGATGCTGACAATATGCAGAATGTTGAGCTATCATTTGGTGTACCGTAGGTTTCATCTGTGGGGAGTGATTACTTATTTTAGAGTTTCCTCAGAAAGAACTTGACACCGTGGGTTGAGCATGAAAATGATTTATGGTGTGACTTGAATATGGTATACATTTTGAACTGTTGATTTATTAGTTCCATTGCagttaataaatgtttttgttGTGTGGTGATTGTAGGTCTAGTTTTCATTGGTTTCAGTCTTTGATGAGCACTTTTTTTGAATTGCAAATCAAGTGAAGCTTATGTAAAATGATCGTATGTTGATCATAGTGGGTCTGGTTTTGTCTCCAAGGAAGCTCTCTCCTTCAAAACCAAGCGTTTTAGGCTTTCACTTCATTGGCTCAAGATATTGGCAATATAACCCTGTGAGCACCCGTATGTCTGGTTGACATTTGCTTAGCTATTCAAGTATTCTAGTTGTTAATTTTGCGAGTTCATCTCCTCCCGCTTGCAAGGCTTGGCCTATGCTGccatttatgaatttttttccaGGATTGTTGTCATTATCAGACTTTCTAATAGATGATGTTCACTTTGTGCAATTCACATTTGTGCATGATTCATGTAGGATTTTGGGATTTGTTAAATTGGTGCTTCTGGTAGATCAcaaatattgaatatttttgcTAGGTGCGGCCCTCCAGAATAGCTGACATCCCACCTTCTTTTACCTGCTGCCTGTTAaggtaatttaattttctttatcattGTCTTGTATGGATTATTAATGAAGGTTTGAGTTGGCTTCTGTTATGCTCTACAGTAATTGCAATTTTCAAATATCTGGAGTGTGAAGACCATAAGGAAGGCGACTGGGACTGGTCGTATGAGCTCTCTCCACACTTTCCTCATAGATTTAGAGTGGCTTCAAAAAAAGGTGATTAACTCCCGTCccaattaatttctaaatgcaTGTTTACATCACATCCATATACTTCGTGTGCGTGTGCATGCACATTTTGGGGTTCAGGGGTGGGGGTGCCTTTGTGTGTGTTTATCTATGCatgcacataatttttttttctacaaaaatgatggcaaaaaggaaaaaattatatacatatttataatattccTTTACGAGATCTCATAATAAACATCTATAAATCTGTTTCagattaaaagataaattttatctaGTAAACATAGATCTTCGAGGTTGAAGCTCAGAAGAGAAGCATTATTTACAATTACCTTTTGTTTTTGATGAATTAATGaattggtttttcttttcttttatgttttctttaacCAACTAATGAAGCTGTTTTCTTGTCAATCAAGTATATTGGTTGTTAGGGGAAGCTGACAACAAtgtgaaaatagtaaaaagttTCTCTCTGCAGGCTGATGAGCCTGTTGCCAAAGATTACTAtaagttaataatttttatcgTCCAAGAAGCAAGATAAATTGCAGATATCATAAAGACATCAGAAACTTCTTGATTTGCAACAGATTTTCACTGCCATTTAGACATAGGTATCTATGCTGTTGGTTGGACTGTCTCTGCTGGTACTCAACTAAGAAGGTAGggtaaattttttatcaatactGTTCCACCTCCTGCAGGTCAGACAATGTGTCTTGACTTGTTGAACCTCATTGAAGTTTTGTTACGAGGAAGCACTTTAAGCTTATGTAGCATTCTCGTCCGTGGAAGAAGAAATCTTCTAGGCTTGAATGTGTAAACCAAAACCTTGAATAAGTTCAAACAAGAACTGACGGGATTACAAATTACAACCTAACTGGTGGTAGGAAGAAGGTAAAGGAGTTATGAAGTTTAATTGTGTAATAGGGAATGATTGATGCACAGGACAGAAATAGATGATCATTGAATGATGATATCTAATTTGGCAATAATTCCATTCAGGACCTTCTGTCTTGTTAGCTATTGACTTATGTTTATTAATGCAATATTTTACTGTTTATTGTAATCTGCAGGTGAACCTTTTGTTGGTTTGCATCAGCAAGGGCAACCTCCTGCTCCTTCACCAATAGATCATAGGGTTTCACTTCTGCCAAACCTCAGTCCTCTGCCAGGTATAATGCTCGCCCCTTAACTAGCATCTTCAATAACTAGCAGTTTGGGCTATGAAAAGTCAAACCGATAACCATTGCTTGCCATGTTTCTAGGTCTTCCAAAGATTACATTCATAGATGAAGAATTATTCCAGTCAACAGAATGCCAACTTCATTGGAGAAGGTGGTTTTGGTTATATCTGCATAGGAATACTTACAAATGGGAAAGAGGTTGCAATTAAACTGCTAAAGGTTGGGAGCAGGCAGGGGGAGCGTGAATTTCAGGCTGAGATTGAAATTATTGGCCGCATTCATCACAGGCATCTGGTTGCCCTTGTTGGATATTGCATTTCTGGGGACCTGAGGATTCTGGTTTATGAGTTTGTTCCAAACAAATCTTTGGAGTTCCATTTACATGGTGAGTTCTTTGGTCATTCCTTGCTAGTCTTTAGAACCATGCTGGATGCTCAGACTATAACATGCTTGAAATAAGCTGTCTGATGCTTCATGAGAAGTTGATTGGGGTAGCCCCATCAACTTTTATGGTTGGTACAGAATATTATACTCCTACACTTGAAAATCTTCCTCAAAATAGGAAGGGAGAGGAACAGACATGTGAGCCAATATGGAAGGACGATAAGGTTTTAGTCCTGCCCCATTATTGCTTTAactgaagcaagaaaaattgcCACAGCATGCCTTACTATCTGATCTGGCTGGTATCTTAAATAGACTTGGAATGAAATTAGGAATAAACTAGAAGCTTACATGATGGATGCCATATATAGGAGGAAGTTCTCAGTTTATCCATAAACCATATAAACTAGTGGTTACCCATGCTTGGTCTTTAAGTGTGGCAGGTTCTGGCCTTTTATTGGATGACCTTTTTGTGTGCCATGGCCTGTCacaatttttttggtttttgtctGGTCATCGTttcatcccccccccccaaatgaaaatttcttgaattttcatCTTGGCTTTGCCTATCATGTTACTAGGAATTTGATCCACAGGAAATAGCAAAAATAATTGTGAGGGTCAGAGTTTATCCTTTctgtttttttggtttttgttagACTATTAGAAAATAAACTATGGTCATTTCAACTTTGATATTGTACACTTCCCCCTTTTAGTCTCAATGTCATTGTGAAATGAAATGTCTAGTGTTTCTTGTAGTTGTAGCCAAAGTTCTATTATCAGTTTCTCTTTGCAAGGAACAAAATATTGTGTCTTTCCCCCAAAATGGTTAAAACACTTCTGTTTCCTTGGAAACTGGAAGGAAATAATAGTGAAGAGCAATTCTGGTGTTTTAACTAGAACCTTCTGAAATGCACCAGAGTACTATGAACCATTCCACAATAATAAGTTGTTTTAACACTCACGGGATTATCTGGTAAGCTACTTCTCTTTGCCTCTTTTTGGCTAAGGAAAACTAATTGAGAATGAAGAGATATCTGAAATTATTAGAGAATATGAGAAAGTTCAAGGGAGAGTATGAACCTTGTTTTTAACATTGtcaaagaatataaatttaagtttgtttatCTAGAAGCTCCCGTTAAGTAGAATCGCCCTTTCACCTCTATCTACTACTAATGTTGGTATTATTGACCAATTGTTTATAAAGCTTATTTAGTTTTATATCCTTGTGGCTGCTAGCATTCTTTTATGGAGATTGATTTATTATGTACTCACTAACCTTCATGTGAAGAAATTTGTGGACATGAAAGTGTTTaacaatttaattattgagtttgtATAACCATTCATATGAGATAGTTTTTGTTTCTGAATATTATCACAGATTTCCAGAATTGTTTTATTGATTTCCCTTGTCTTTTTGAAATGCTCCCGAATTATCACCATTTCCAAACTAACTGTAAAACCCAACAAAAGAAGATTTTGATTCTTGTCTCCTTCTATGAGTGATCTTATCAATGAAAATATTGCAGGAAAGGGCAGACCACCCTTAAGCTGGGAAACTACATAGGGTCTGCAAAAGGATTGGTGTATTTGCAGGCAGATTGTGAGTTTTCAATATTCATTGATTTCACAAGCAGCTCCCCTTTTCTCTTTCAGGTTCAAGGTATTATAATCAGAGGTTCAGTCAATTTTACATAGTTATTTCTTCAAGTAAGCCCAAGATCATACGTAGTGACATCAAGGATgccaatatttttctttattacaaTTTTGAGGCAAAGGTAAATTCAAATTATATCTtctgtatatgtgtatatatagacacacattATGATTTGGGGTAGTTAGAATGTATTATTTGTTTGAGCCAGTTTCCAGTAAACTCCTCCTGTTCTTCCACCATCCCCATGCCAAGCTGGGGTGGGCCTTCAGGGGTGGATATAAGTTTAATGTGGTAAACATAGAAAACAAAACCTTGGTTCTCCCAATCCCTACTACCAATGTCCTTTAAGCGATTTTATTATAGATTTCTGTGGACTGTTTCAAATTGAAAGAGaagtattttccttgaatagTTTCCTTTTTGAGTTgtacaagaaaaataagaacagccAAGTCCAAGAGTTGAATAGAGGTTAGAGGATGAAGCCCAAAATCAGAAGCACTGATTTTGGTGCATTTCAGTATTTTtaacaactcttttttttttcttctagaaaattttcttaaaaaaaaaaaagaaataagaacaattaaaaaaaaaatc
This window harbors:
- the LOC127789982 gene encoding putative pentatricopeptide repeat-containing protein At3g47840; its protein translation is MAAARLTHTWLCQLRLRHLRRLYATSNVAYDEAGALLALEPIHENLSDKMDNVAQVNILKVNSKLKELVQTGHLNNARQVFDKLPHRDVVSWTIMISGYVNGSNSSEALSLFSKMWVERNIAMDPFVLSIALKACGFSLNVKHGELLHAYSVKTSLLNSVFVGSALLDMYTKTGKIWDGCRVFDEMPLRNVVSWTAIITGLVRAGYNNEGLRYFSEMWQAGEEYDAYTIAIALKACADDGALNYGREIHTQAMKKGFDVSSFVANTLATMYNKCGKLEYGLCLFERMSTRDVVSWTTIITTYVQMGQADQAIQAFLRMRESEVCPNEYTFAAVISACVNLVRTEWGEQLHGHVLLVGVLDCSSVANSIVTMYSRCGQLNSAARVFHEMTIKDIVSWSTIIAGYAQGGCGEQAFKYISMMRKEGPKPTEFALASVLSVCGNMAILDEGKQFHAHVLSIGLEHTCMIRSALINMYSKCGNIEEAWRIFDGAANADIVSWTAMINGYAEHGHCKEAINLFEKIPRVGIRPDRVTFIGVLTACSHAGLVDLGFHYFNSMREKYRIIPSKEHYGCMIDLLCRAGRLSDAEGMIRSMPYNQDDIVWSTLLRACRVHGDIECGRRAAQQILELDPNCAGTHITMANIYAAKGKWREAADVRKLMKSKGVIKEPGWSWIKVKDHVSEFVAGDQSHPEAEDIYDILNLFASREDITVMELGYVLFDADNMQNVELSFGVP